CGCCGGCCGCTCCGGCCGTCTCGCGCCCGGCGTCGCGATCCGCCTGTACGGCGAGGCCGACCACGACGCGCGCCCGGAGTTCACCGAGCCGGAGGTGCGGCGCACCAACCTCGCGAGCGTCCTGCTGCAGCTGACGAGCCTCGGCATCGACGACGTCGAGGAGCTCGACTGGCTCGACCCGCCCGACCCGCGGCAGGTCAAGGACGGCCTCGCGCTGCTCGAGGAGCTCGGAGCGGTCCGCGAGGAGCTCGAGCAGGACGACGACGGGCGCGTCACCCGCCACCGGCGCCTCACCGACACCGGCCGCACGCTCGCCCGCCTGCCCATCGACCCCCGGCTCGGCCGGATGCTGCTGGAGGCGGACCGCACCGGCTGCCTCGACGAGGTCCGCGCGCTCGTGGCCGGCCTGTCGGTCGTCGACCCGCGCCAGCGGCCCGGTCCCGACAGCCCGGACGAGGCCCGCGCGGAGCTCGCCCACCGCCGCTTCCGCGTCGAGCACTCGGACCTGCTCACACTGCTCGCGCTGTGGCGCTACCTGCGCGCCCGCCGCGAGGAGCTGAGCAGCTCGGCGTTCCGCCGCCTGTGCGTGGCCGAGCACCTGCACCACCTGCGGGTGCGGGAGTGGTTCGACCTCGACGCCCAGCTGCGGCAGGTCTGCAAGGAGGCCGGGATGCGCGCGTCCTCGGCCGTCCGTCCCGGCGACGAGCCCGCGCCGGGCGCCGACGCGCGCGACTTCGCCGCGTTCGAGGCGGGGACCGCCGAGACCGTGCACCGGGCGCTGCTGCCGGGCCTGCTGTCGCACGTGGGCTTCCGCGAGGGCGACGCCACCGAGTACCTCGGCGCGCGCGGCACGCGGTTCTCCATCGGGTCCGGGTCGGTGCTGCCGCGCCCGCGACCGCCGCAGCGCAAGCCGGGCCAGGCGCCGCAGCCGGGTCGGCGCAAGGACACCGCGCCCCGGTGGGTCATGGCGACGGAGCTCGTGGAGACCGCGCGGCTGTACGCGCGCGGCGTCGCCGCGATCGACCCCGCGTGGGTCGAGCCGGTCGCGCAGCACCTCGTGCGGCGCACCTACTCCGAGCCGCGCTGGAACGCGAAGCGGGGCCAGGTCGAGGCGACGGAGAAGGTGACGCTGTACGGCATCCCGCTGGTGGCGGCCCGCACCGTCGGCTTCGCCCGGGTCGACCCGGCGCTGAGCCGCGAGCTCTTCCTGCGGCACGCGCTCGTCGAGGGCGACGTCGACGAGCGCTGGGCCGGGCGGCAGCGCTTCCTCGCCGACAACGCCGCGGTCCTGGCACAGGTGCGGGACATCGAGGAGCGCACCCGGCGTCGCGACGTCGTCGTCGACGACACCGCCGTGCTCGCCTTCTACGACGCCCGCGTCCCCGCGGACGTCGTGTCGGCGCGGCACTTCGACGCGTGGTGGAAGGACGCCCGCCGCGAGCGGCCCGACCTGCTCACCATGACCCGCGACGACGTGCTCGCCGGGGCCGACCTCGGTGGGCCGGTCGTCGAGCAGTTCCCGGACCACCTCGACGTGCCGCTGCGCGACGGGCGGGGCGCCCCGGGCGCGACGGTGGCGCTGCCGCTGGCGTACCGCTTCGAGCCGGGCGCACCGGACGACGGCGTGACCGCGACCGTGCCCGTCGAGGTGCTCGCCGCCGTCGACGCCGACGCGCTCGGCTGGCTCGTGCCCGGCCTGCGCGAGGAGCTCCTCACGGGCCTCGTCCGCTCGCTGCCCAAGGCGCTGCGCCGGTCCTTCGCGCCCGCGCCGGACCACGCGGCGGCTGTCCTCGCCCGGGTCTCGCCCGACGGCGCCGCCCCGCGCGGGGCCGTGACCGACGTCGTGGCCCGCGCCCTCACCGACCTCGGCGGTCCCGTCGTGCGGGCGGGCGACCTGGACCCGTCGGCCCTGCCGCCGCACCTGCTGCCGCGCGTCCGCGTCGTCGACGCGGGCGGCCGGGTGCTCGCGGAGGGCGCCGGCACGCCCGAGGGGGTCGCCGACCTGCGGCGACGGCTCGCGGGCCGGGTGCAGAACCAGCTCGCCGAGGCCACGCGGGCCCTGGAGCGCCGTGGTCTCACCGCCGTGCCGGACGGCCCGCCGCTGCCGGACGTCGTCGAGCGCGAGCTCGCCGGGCACGCGGTCCGCGGCTGGCCGGCGTGGGTGGACGAGGGCGCGACGCTCGGGGTGCGTGTGCTCGCGTCGCGCGCGGACGCGGTCGCGGCCCACGACCGCGGTGTCCGGCGCGCGGTGCTGCTCGGCGTCGCGCCGCCCGTCAAGGCGGTCGTCGGCGGGCTCGACCTCACGGCGCGGCTGTCGCTGTCGTGGACGCCGTACCCCTCGGTGCCGGACCTGCTCGCCGACTGCGTGGTCGCCGCGACGACGTCGCTGCTGCGCCGCGAGCTGCCGGACGGCACGTGGCCCGTGCGCGACGCCGCGGCCGTCGCCCCCCTGCGCGAGGCGGTCCGGACGGCGCTGCCCGACGCCCTCGCCGACGTCGTGCGGACCGTGGCACGGGTGCAGAGCACGTGGCAGTCGGTCCGCGACCGTCTCGAGGGGCTCGCGCGCCGGTCCGGACCGGCCGGGCTGACCGAGACCGTCGTGGACGTGCGCGGGCAGCTGGCGTGGCTCGTGCCGGCCGGCTACGTGCGCGTCGTGGGTGCCGACCGGCTGCCGCACGTGCTGCGCTACCTGGCGGCGGTCGAGCGCCGCCTGGACGCCGCCGAGCGCGACCCCGCCCGGGACCTGCAGCTGCTCGACCGGGTGCTGCCGGCCTACGACGCCTACCTCGACGTGGTCGAGACGCTGCCGGACCCGGCTGCGGTGCCCGCGGACCTGCTCGAGGTCCGCTGGATGGTCGAGGAGCTGCGGGTGCAGGTGTTCGCGCAGCAGCTCGGCACGCCCCAGCCCGTCAGCGAGAAGCGCATCCGCACCGCCCTGGCCCGCTGGGAGCGACCGTGAGGGGCGCCGGGCTCAGCGCCCGCGGGCCGCGGCTATCAGCCGCGTGAGGTAGTCGCGGCGGACCGCGACCACCTCGTCGTCCGGCGGCTCGCTCAGCAGCACACCCCGCACGGCCCAGCCGTCGGCGCGCTCGAGCACGTCGAGGTAGTCGTCGAGCACGGCCAGCGTGCGCTCGTCGAGGACCAGGCGCAGGTCGAACTCCGCCGCGCCGCCGCGGACGGCGGCGAGCACCTGGTCGCGGATCTGCTTGCGGCCCGCGGCGAAGGTCGAGAGCACCTCACGGGCCGACCGCGCGAGCTCGGCGACCGCCTCCGGCGTCCCCTGCAGCGCCTCCGGACCGGCCATCGCCACCAGCGTGAGCTCGCGCACGACGTCGTCGTTGTGGGTCTTGACCGCGAGCATCGCCGCGGTGGGCAGGCCGGGCACGACGAGCGGCGTCCCGCCCACCGGCTCCTCGGTGCCGCCGTCGTCCGCCCACCGGCCGAGGAGGGCCTCCAGGTCCGGCTCCTCCTCCTCGCCCGCACCGGCCGCCGGCCGCGCCGGGACCCTCGCCCACACGACCTTCCCGTCCTCGCGCGGCTCCGCGCCCCACTCCGAGGCGACCGCCGCCACCATCATGAGGCCCCGGCCGGACATCGCCTCGACGTCGGTGAGCCCCGAGGACGGCAGCACCGGCGAGCGGTCGACCACCCCGACGCAGACCTGCTCGCCGTCGCTGTGGAGCACGACCCGCATCGGCGTGCTGGCGTGGAAGACGGCGTTCTGCACGAGCTCGGTGAGGACCAGCTCGACGGTGTCCGCGGCGTCGCGGCCCAGCGGGTCCAGGAGCAGCTCGCTCGCCCAGCGCCGCGCCGTCCCGGCGGCAGCCGGCTCCGGCAGCAGGTCGAGCGTCGCGTCGAGCACGTCCGCACCGTATCGAGGCCGCGCGTCGGACGCGCCCGGTCGCGGCCCGCTCCGGACGAGTGCCCGCCGCAGGGCTGGGTACTGCGTGCTCATGACCGACGCCGCACTGTCCCGCCCGCTCGCCCTCGTCACCGGTGCCTCCAGCGGCATCGGGCTGGAGGTCGCCAAGCAGCTCGCCGCCCGCGGCTTCGACCTCGTGGTCGCGGCCGAGGACTCCGCCGGGCTCGAGCTCGTCACCGAGGGGATCTCCTCCGCCGGCACCGCCGTCCACGCCGTGCCCGCCGACCTGCGGGACGCCGCGGAGGTCGAGCGGCTGTGGTCGAGCGTCGAGGGGCTCGGCCGGCCGCTCGCCGTGGCGGTGCTGAACGCCGGCGTCGGTGCCGGCGGCGCCTTCGTCGACAACGACCTCGAGCGCGAGCAGGCCGTCATCGACCTCAACGTCTCCTCGACGGTCCGCCTCGCCAAGCACGTGGTCCGCGACATGGCCGGGCGCGGCACCGGCCGGATCATGCTCCTGTCGTCCGTCGCGGCGACCATGCCCGGACCGTTCCAGGCCGTCTACAACGCCTCGAAGGCGTTCACGCACTCCTTCGGCGAGGCCCTGCAGGAGGAGCTGGTCGACACCGACGTCACCGTCACGCTGCTCGTCCCCGGCCCCACCGACACCGAGTTCTTCGACCGGGCGGGCCTGGAGGACACGGCGGTCGGCGACAGCGACAGCAAGGACGACCCGGAGGACGTCGCCCGGCGTGGCGTCGAGGGCCTGCTCGACGGCGAGAAGGTCGTCGCCGGCACGCCGAAGGTGGGCCTGCAGGCCTTCGCCAACCGGTTCCTGCCGGAGAAGGCGAAGCAGAAGGCGCACCGGGCGATGTCCGAGCCGGGCAGCGCCGACTGAGAGGAGCCGTCCCTGGCCGTCCGCCACCGGGACGCCGGCCGTGGTCCGCCGTGGCACGCTGGCGCGCATGACCCCAGGGGACGACGGCTTCCGCGCCGCCTTCGCCTCCGAGGCGGCGTCGCTCGGCCGCATCACGATCCTCGTCCTGGGCCGCACCGGCGTCGGCAAGAGCACGCTCGTCAACGCCGTGTTCGGGGAGTCCCTCGCCGAGACCGGCATCGGCCGGCCCGTCACGCGGGCGAGCCACCTGTACACCCGGGAGGGCGTCGCGGTCGGCGTCGTCGACACGAAGGGCCTGGAGCTCGGCTCCGACACCGAGACCCTCGTCACCGAGCTGCGCGACCTCGTCGCGCACTCGCGCACGCGCCCGGAGGAGGAGCGCATCCACGTCGCGTGGTTCTGCGTGCAGGCGGCCGACCTGCGCGTGCAGGACAGCGAGCGCGAGGTGCTGCAGGTGCTCGCCGAGCTGGGCGTGCCGACGGTCCTCGTCATGACCCGGGTGGGCCGCGTCGACGGGCGCAGCCACCCCGACGTCGTCGCGTTCGCCGAGGCGATCAGGGCGATGGACCTGCCCGTGGTCGACGGTCGCGCGCACCCGGTCATGGCGCAGCCCGACCCCTTCTCCGGCTTCG
This genomic stretch from Aquipuribacter sp. SD81 harbors:
- a CDS encoding SDR family NAD(P)-dependent oxidoreductase — translated: MTDAALSRPLALVTGASSGIGLEVAKQLAARGFDLVVAAEDSAGLELVTEGISSAGTAVHAVPADLRDAAEVERLWSSVEGLGRPLAVAVLNAGVGAGGAFVDNDLEREQAVIDLNVSSTVRLAKHVVRDMAGRGTGRIMLLSSVAATMPGPFQAVYNASKAFTHSFGEALQEELVDTDVTVTLLVPGPTDTEFFDRAGLEDTAVGDSDSKDDPEDVARRGVEGLLDGEKVVAGTPKVGLQAFANRFLPEKAKQKAHRAMSEPGSAD
- a CDS encoding GTPase family protein, with the translated sequence MTPGDDGFRAAFASEAASLGRITILVLGRTGVGKSTLVNAVFGESLAETGIGRPVTRASHLYTREGVAVGVVDTKGLELGSDTETLVTELRDLVAHSRTRPEEERIHVAWFCVQAADLRVQDSEREVLQVLAELGVPTVLVMTRVGRVDGRSHPDVVAFAEAIRAMDLPVVDGRAHPVMAQPDPFSGFAEHGLTELLEVTRRVAPEGVRAALVAAQRVDADAKAKEAGKAVAAAAAQAAAVAATPIPFADAAVLVPIQLRMMSRIALLHNVPMDRATLLALASVAATTGAGRSIATGLLKLVPGAGTVTGGAVGATVASGVTMAMGAAWIQVCRRHGTDGLVDSVAFDAAKVRGEFLEELRRALPGGARRGRAG
- the hrpA gene encoding ATP-dependent RNA helicase HrpA; this translates as MSSPPTARRSRGRRREREPLDKRLARQADRLEAAHATLPPLRYPSELPVVGRREELVRLIRDHQVVVVAGATGSGKTTQLPKLALEAGRGRTGIIGHTQPRRIAARSVAERLAEEVGTPLGEHVGYQVRFTDDTGPSTLVKVMTDGILLAEIQRDPMLRRYDTIVVDEAHERSLNVDVLLGYLHRLLPRRPDLHLVITSATIDPQKFADHFGGAPVVEVSGRTYPVEIRYRPYSGDEADPADDRDEPQAVVDAVTELLTEGDGDVLVFCSGEREIREAVDALRAQLAGSVVGLEVLPLYARLSAADQHRIFAPHAGTRVVVSTNVAETSLTVPGIRYVVDTGLARISRYSVRTKVQRLPVEPISQASATQRAGRSGRLAPGVAIRLYGEADHDARPEFTEPEVRRTNLASVLLQLTSLGIDDVEELDWLDPPDPRQVKDGLALLEELGAVREELEQDDDGRVTRHRRLTDTGRTLARLPIDPRLGRMLLEADRTGCLDEVRALVAGLSVVDPRQRPGPDSPDEARAELAHRRFRVEHSDLLTLLALWRYLRARREELSSSAFRRLCVAEHLHHLRVREWFDLDAQLRQVCKEAGMRASSAVRPGDEPAPGADARDFAAFEAGTAETVHRALLPGLLSHVGFREGDATEYLGARGTRFSIGSGSVLPRPRPPQRKPGQAPQPGRRKDTAPRWVMATELVETARLYARGVAAIDPAWVEPVAQHLVRRTYSEPRWNAKRGQVEATEKVTLYGIPLVAARTVGFARVDPALSRELFLRHALVEGDVDERWAGRQRFLADNAAVLAQVRDIEERTRRRDVVVDDTAVLAFYDARVPADVVSARHFDAWWKDARRERPDLLTMTRDDVLAGADLGGPVVEQFPDHLDVPLRDGRGAPGATVALPLAYRFEPGAPDDGVTATVPVEVLAAVDADALGWLVPGLREELLTGLVRSLPKALRRSFAPAPDHAAAVLARVSPDGAAPRGAVTDVVARALTDLGGPVVRAGDLDPSALPPHLLPRVRVVDAGGRVLAEGAGTPEGVADLRRRLAGRVQNQLAEATRALERRGLTAVPDGPPLPDVVERELAGHAVRGWPAWVDEGATLGVRVLASRADAVAAHDRGVRRAVLLGVAPPVKAVVGGLDLTARLSLSWTPYPSVPDLLADCVVAATTSLLRRELPDGTWPVRDAAAVAPLREAVRTALPDALADVVRTVARVQSTWQSVRDRLEGLARRSGPAGLTETVVDVRGQLAWLVPAGYVRVVGADRLPHVLRYLAAVERRLDAAERDPARDLQLLDRVLPAYDAYLDVVETLPDPAAVPADLLEVRWMVEELRVQVFAQQLGTPQPVSEKRIRTALARWERP
- a CDS encoding ATP-binding protein, whose translation is MLDATLDLLPEPAAAGTARRWASELLLDPLGRDAADTVELVLTELVQNAVFHASTPMRVVLHSDGEQVCVGVVDRSPVLPSSGLTDVEAMSGRGLMMVAAVASEWGAEPREDGKVVWARVPARPAAGAGEEEEPDLEALLGRWADDGGTEEPVGGTPLVVPGLPTAAMLAVKTHNDDVVRELTLVAMAGPEALQGTPEAVAELARSAREVLSTFAAGRKQIRDQVLAAVRGGAAEFDLRLVLDERTLAVLDDYLDVLERADGWAVRGVLLSEPPDDEVVAVRRDYLTRLIAAARGR